Genomic window (Bosea vaviloviae):
CTGCCTATCCCGAGCGCCTGCTGACCGGTGACCGGCCGGAACCGGCCTTTCTGATCACCAAGCCGTTCCAGCCCGAGGCGGTGAAGGCTGCGATCAGCCAGGCTCTGTTCTTCGATCGCCGGGCCGGCCGCAAGGCAGCCTGAGCTTGCTCTCAGCGTTCACGATCCCGGGCTGGCGGCATGCTCATGCCGCCAGCTTTTGTCGGTATTCGGGCTGTCGGCATAGGCCGTCCGGGAAGCATGGATGGCCTGATCAGAACGCATGAACCGGGCGGGAACCAGCGGGCTGCTCCGGCGTTTCGCGCAACGGCAGGCCGGACCAAACCGGCCGCCTTTCGGGAGGTCTTGGTCCATGGCGACGACGTTTGTTGCAGCCCTGATCGCGGGCGGTTCGATGGCGGTGGTTCTGTTTGGTGGCGTCGTATCCGCAGGCGCGCTGACGGCGGAAGCCTTGTCGCTCGCTTTGGCCGGCACCACGGTCCTGGCGGTGCTCAGCGCCGCCGCCCTCGACAGCTGAATCCGCACATCACAGCCTTCCGAAACGTGCCCGGAATGGGAGTGTCATCCGGGGCAGTGCGGATATGTCGGTCGCTAGATCACGTCGCATTCGGACGGTTCCGTCCGAATGCGAAAAACGTGATCGATTCCTGGAGTTTAGAGCATTGCTCCAGCGAAAGACCGGTACCCACTTTTTCGCGCAATGCTCTATGGCTGCGAAGCCTTGGTCGGTTCGCCCTGGCCATTGCGGCTGTCGCGATCTGGGCGGGCGGCATTCATGGCGCGGAAGTTCATGGCGCGGAAAGCAACGGCCAAAGCGGGGCAGGGATCATGACCTTGCCGCCGCCGCGCCCGGCTGATCTGCACCCACAGCAGCAGTCGCTGCCTTCGTCGGAGCCCACCGACCCCTCTGCACACCCCGCTGGCGCGAGCTCGCCAGACCTGCCGAACCCCGAGAGTGGAGCCGCCTGCCTGGCGGGGCTGCGGGCGCTTTATGGCACGCGCGTTCGTGCGGCCAATGCTGATACCGCCAAATCCGAGGATGCCGCCTGCCGCGTCGAAAGTCCGGTCCTGGTCGAGGCGCTTGAGATGGGGTCCGTGCCGGTCGTCTTCGAGCCGCCTGTCACCTTGAGTTGCGAGATGGCGACAAAGGCGGCTGAGTTTCTCCTGATCAGCGTTCAACCGCTGGCGAAAGGCTATTTCGGCCGGGATCTGGTTGGTCTGCGGGCCGGAGGCGGCCAGGAATGTCGGCGTCGCAACAGGGCGGCGACCGGGCCGCTGAGCGAGCATGCGACAGGCCGGGCGCTCGATATCTTCGCCTTTGTCCTGGCGGGGGAGGCCGGCGGCCTGAAGGTCAGCGTCGAACGCCCCGAGGATACCGTCCAGCAGCGGTTCCTCCTAGCGGTGAGGCAGGCCGCCTGCGGCGCTTTCACCACCAGTATAGGGCCGGGCGCGGATGCCGCCCATGCCAATCACCTGCATCTGGACATCCAGGCGCGCCGTTCGCCGTCGACACGGTTTTGCCAGTGAAT
Coding sequences:
- a CDS encoding extensin family protein is translated as MGVSSGAVRICRSLDHVAFGRFRPNAKNVIDSWSLEHCSSERPVPTFSRNALWLRSLGRFALAIAAVAIWAGGIHGAEVHGAESNGQSGAGIMTLPPPRPADLHPQQQSLPSSEPTDPSAHPAGASSPDLPNPESGAACLAGLRALYGTRVRAANADTAKSEDAACRVESPVLVEALEMGSVPVVFEPPVTLSCEMATKAAEFLLISVQPLAKGYFGRDLVGLRAGGGQECRRRNRAATGPLSEHATGRALDIFAFVLAGEAGGLKVSVERPEDTVQQRFLLAVRQAACGAFTTSIGPGADAAHANHLHLDIQARRSPSTRFCQ